A genomic window from Lotus japonicus ecotype B-129 chromosome 1, LjGifu_v1.2 includes:
- the LOC130730133 gene encoding RING-H2 finger protein ATL43-like, whose protein sequence is MRGAASFNITSFPFFLILTITTFILTHPSTTVIAGSNDGIPIIPDDNRPPPTAAAGKKSDALKPSAAVVVGVLTTTFSLSFLLLLYIKHCSGSSTIVARGDRNSQAATAETASSEQRKDSGVGREVVESLPKFRFGSLRGRKNGLDCAVCLAGFEEREVLRLLPKCRHAFHVDCVDMWLHAHSTCPLCRYKVLREDAGLAEDAREEEGEEEAFGNNIIEGGRNNDEGGVLPENENRRGSGRDSSDGEGEEEFIEIVLQSPKNDAETPSFRGSLEELEDAVASPGKSVGPLRGMMSGEHRLEHQIIVSPSSSRGGGHEKDSSVESLDVLYLKSEEMIIGDGRRTASERKQNVRRGERENGVLRSVSEAAGMNNLVKGKNRGKGRG, encoded by the coding sequence ATGCGTGGTGCAGCTTCTTTCAACATCACATCATTCCCCTTCTTCCTAATCCTAACCATCACCACCTTCATTCTAACCCACCCTTCCACCACCGTCATCGCAGGATCCAACGACGGAATCCCCATAATCCCCGACGACAACAGACCACCGCCCACCGCCGCCGCAGGAAAGAAATCGGATGCATTGAAGCCGAGCGCCGCAGTGGTGGTCGGCGTTCTGACCACCACATTCTccctctccttcctcctcctcctctacaTTAAACACTGCAGCGGCAGCAGCACGATCGTCGCCAGGGGAGACCGGAATTCCCAGGCTGCTACGGCGGAGACGGCGTCGTCTGAGCAGAGGAAGGACTCCGGGGTTGGCCGTGAGGTCGTGGAATCGCTGCCGAAGTTCCGGTTTGGGTCGCTGAGGGGAAGGAAAAATGGGCTTGACTGCGCGGTTTGTCTCGCTGGGTTTGAGGAACGTGAGGTTCTAAGGTTGTTGCCAAAGTGCAGGCACGCGTTTCACGTGGATTGCGTTGACATGTGGCTCCATGCACATTCCACGTGCCCGCTCTGCCGCTACAAAGTCCTCCGCGAAGACGCAGGTCTCGCGGAGGACGCgagggaagaagaaggagaagaagaagcgttTGGCAATAACATCATTGAAGGGGGGAGAAATAATGACGAAGGCGGCGTGTTGCCGGAGAATGAAAACCGGCGAGGCTCCGGGAGGGACTCGTCCGACggagagggggaggaggagttTATAGAGATTGTTTTACAGTCACCGAAGAATGATGCCGAAACGCCGTCGTTTAGGGGGTCTTTGGAGGAGTTGGAGGATGCTGTTGCGTCTCCCGGGAAAAGTGTGGGGCCGTTAAGGGGCATGATGAGCGGGGAGCACAGGTTAGAGCATCAGATTATTGTCTCCCCATCTTCTTCACGCGGTGGGGGCCACGAAAAGGATAGCAGTGTTGAGTCGTTGGATGTGTTGTACTTGAAATCAGAGGAGATGATCATAGGTGATGGAAGAAGAACCGCGAGTGAGCGCAAGCAGAATGTTAGGAGGGGTGAGAGAGAAAACGGTGTTTTGAGGAGTGTATCAGAGGCGGCGGGGATGAACAACTTGGTCAAAGGGAAGAATAGAGGGAAAGGAAGGGGATGA